A portion of the Meriones unguiculatus strain TT.TT164.6M chromosome 14, Bangor_MerUng_6.1, whole genome shotgun sequence genome contains these proteins:
- the Cd79a gene encoding B-cell antigen receptor complex-associated protein alpha chain: protein MKMPGSLGALRALPLLLFLSEACLGPGCQALTAAWSPTSVTVNMGSKAHLTCSHDGGTPNITWWHIVHGNLTGPPVLVGEAPGGELVISNVNKSHRGLYKCSVTENNVTKYSCGTYLLVREPIPRPFLDMGEGTKNRIITAEGIILLFCAVVPGTLLLFRKRWQNEKFGVGMPDDYEDENLYEGLNLDDCSMYEDISRGLQGTYQDVGSLHIGDVQLEKP from the exons ATGAAGATGCCAGGGAGTCTGGGAGCCCTCCGAGCcctgcctctcctcctcttcctgtccgAAGCCTGCCTGG GCCCGGGCTGCCAGGCCCTGACGGCGGCATGGAGTCCGACGTCCGTGACAGTGAACATGGGCAGCAAGGCCCACCTCACCTGTAGTCACGACGGGGGGACCCCCAACATCACGTGGTGGCACATCGTTCACGGCAACCTCACGGGGCCCCCGGTGTTAGTGGGTGAAGCTCCCGGAGGCGAGCTGGTCATCTCCAACGTGAACAAGAGCCACCGGGGCTTGTACAAGTGCAGCGTGACAGAAAACAACGTCACGAAATACTCCTGCGGCACTTACCTCCTGGTGCGCG AGCCCATCCCGAGGCCCTTCCTGGACATGGGGGAGGGCACCAAGAACCGGATCATCACGGCAGAGGGGATCATCCTGCTGTTCTGTGCCGTCGTGCCTGGGACGCTGCTGCTCTTCAGG AAGCGATGGCAGAATGAGAAGTTTGGGGTGGGCATGCCGGATGACTATGAAGATGAAAATCTTTATGAG GGCCTGAATCTTGATGACTGCTCTATGTATGAGGACATCTCCAGGGGACTCCAGGGCACCTACCAGGACGTGGGCAGCCTCCACATTGGAGATGTCCAGCTGGAAAAGCCATGA
- the Rps19 gene encoding small ribosomal subunit protein eS19: MPGVTVKDVNQQEFVRALAAFLKKSGKLKVPEWVDTVKLAKHKELAPYDENWFYTRAASTARHLYLRGGAGVGSMTKIYGGRQRNGVRPSHFSRGSKSVARRVLQALEGLKMVEKDQDGGRKLTPQGQRDLDRIAGQVAAANKKH, translated from the exons ATGCCTGGAGTTACTGTAAAAGACGTTAACCAGCAGGAGTTCGTCAGAGCTCTGGCAGCCTTCCTCAAAAA GTCCGGGAAGCTGAAAGTCCCCGAATGGGTGGACACAGTCAAGCTCGCCAAACATAAAGAGCTTGCGCCCTATGACGAAAACTGGTTCTACACACGAGCTG CTTCCACAGCGCGGCACCTGTACCTCCGTGGTGGTGCAGGGGTTGGCTCCATGACCAAGATCTATGGAGGACGGCAGAGAAACGGTGTCAGGCCCAGCCACTTCAGCAGAGGCTCCAAGAGCGTCGCCCGCCGGGTCCTCCAAGCCCTGGAGGGGCTGAAAATGGTGGAAAAGGACCAAGATGG GGGCCGCAAGCTAACACCTCAGGGACAGAGAGATCTGGACAGGATTGCTGGACAG GTGGCAGCTGCCAACAAGAAGCATTAG